The Acyrthosiphon pisum isolate AL4f unplaced genomic scaffold, pea_aphid_22Mar2018_4r6ur Scaffold_7193;HRSCAF=7769, whole genome shotgun sequence genomic interval TGAAGATTTTTCAAGGGATGAAGAcgggattatttttaaattgtctaagGAAGTTGTACTTCCTAGTTTATATTGGAAGAGTGAACATCTTAATTCACAAAATGCAACACTGTTTTATGAACAAGACACTAATGATGTAACTGTCAAGAAAGTCTATTTTGATAATAACCTTGTGCCATCTATAGAAATATATGGCAAGAAATATGAATATACAACCCCTATCACAACAATGAAAGAGTTGGAAAATCTCTTAGAAAAAATCTAtcgaattgaaaaatgttatggtaggGGTGGATTTATGTTGGAACAATGTTtaggatattttgaaaatagtttagtTCAAATGTGTTCTGGCTGTGAAGGGTTGCTAGAAGATCGAGATTTTCAAAGAATGAAAGCAAAACTTGAAAgctcaaaacaaaatttttaaaagttttataaaccAAG includes:
- the LOC103311578 gene encoding uncharacterized protein LOC103311578, producing MSINEVPVLSTCEDQFISPIENEAAEQSLSDKNNLKDNTDNTSMIIDLTIDDSSNSPLSITLEPIEKRKNCNAEDFSRDEDGIIFKLSKEVVLPSLYWKSEHLNSQNATLFYEQDTNDVTVKKVYFDNNLVPSIEIYGKKYEYTTPITTMKELENLLEKIYRIEKCYGRGGFMLEQCLGYFENSLVQMCSGCEGLLEDRDFQRMKAKLESSKQNF